A genomic window from Archaeoglobus profundus DSM 5631 includes:
- a CDS encoding 30S ribosomal protein S27ae, whose protein sequence is MAKGAECVSKYYEIKGDKVIRKRKFCPRCGEGVFLAEHKDRRTCGKCGYTEFKK, encoded by the coding sequence ATGGCTAAGGGCGCGGAATGTGTTTCGAAGTATTATGAGATAAAGGGTGATAAGGTCATAAGAAAGAGGAAGTTCTGTCCGAGATGCGGAGAAGGTGTATTCTTGGCAGAACATAAGGACAGAAGGACATGCGGAAAGTGTGGTTACACTGAGTTTAAGAAGTGA
- a CDS encoding bifunctional N(6)-L-threonylcarbamoyladenine synthase/serine/threonine protein kinase — protein sequence MKALGIEGTAWNLSVAVVDENDVIAMFSDPYIPKEGGIHPREASQHHSEKIGELIKKIFSIVPIEDIDVIAFSQGPGLGPCLRVVATVARFLALKFNKPLVGVNHCLAHVEVGRWKTKAKNPVTLYVSGGNSQVIARRGNRYRVFGETLDIGIGNALDKLARHMGLSHPGGPKIEELARKGKNYYELPYVVKGMDFSFSGLVTAAQRLYDSGVSKEDVAFSFQETAFAMLVEVTERALAYLDLNEVLLVGGVGANRRLQEMLKIMCEDRGARFYAPPKELMGDNGAMIAYTGLLMYKHGYVTPLEDSYAKPDFRIESVEILWD from the coding sequence ATGAAGGCTTTAGGAATTGAAGGAACCGCTTGGAACCTCAGCGTTGCAGTGGTGGATGAGAACGATGTAATAGCAATGTTCAGCGACCCCTACATTCCAAAGGAGGGTGGCATTCATCCAAGAGAAGCTTCACAGCATCACTCGGAAAAGATTGGTGAGCTTATCAAAAAAATTTTTTCTATTGTTCCTATTGAGGATATAGATGTCATAGCATTTTCTCAGGGGCCGGGTTTAGGTCCCTGCTTAAGGGTTGTGGCAACGGTAGCGAGGTTTTTGGCTTTGAAGTTTAATAAGCCGTTAGTAGGTGTGAATCACTGCCTAGCCCATGTAGAAGTTGGTAGATGGAAAACTAAGGCGAAGAATCCCGTAACGCTTTATGTGAGCGGTGGAAATAGTCAAGTTATAGCGAGGAGGGGGAACAGATACAGAGTCTTTGGGGAAACGCTTGACATAGGCATAGGCAACGCTCTGGATAAGCTTGCAAGGCACATGGGTTTAAGCCATCCCGGAGGACCTAAAATAGAGGAACTTGCAAGGAAAGGGAAAAACTACTATGAGTTACCATACGTAGTGAAAGGGATGGACTTTTCATTCAGCGGACTCGTCACAGCCGCGCAGAGACTTTACGATTCGGGAGTAAGTAAGGAAGATGTTGCCTTTAGCTTTCAGGAAACGGCATTTGCAATGCTTGTCGAGGTGACGGAAAGGGCTTTAGCCTATTTAGATTTAAACGAGGTTCTGCTCGTTGGAGGTGTCGGAGCAAATCGAAGGCTTCAAGAAATGCTGAAAATAATGTGCGAAGACAGAGGAGCAAGATTTTACGCGCCTCCTAAAGAGCTCATGGGAGATAATGGTGCTATGATTGCTTACACAGGTTTGTTGATGTACAAACATGGTTACGTAACTCCATTGGAAGATTCCTACGCCAAACCGGATTTTAGAATTGAGAGTGTGGAAATCTTGTGGGATTGA
- a CDS encoding RNA ligase family protein, translating to MITYKIRRFNIEGFEIRGKKYLSPEEEFLLSKKVFVQEKVDGKFTCRDFGDFLILCEDLRDTHTIYYKNLPSRFLGFDVYQKDEGFLEVKEAYKIMLEYGIIPVPIIYVGKVDKEMIKNFVLEKNSEFLTEINPKMRDIAKEVAPDIVGKKNFIEGVVVKYYENNRLYAGKAVNPAFEKIGR from the coding sequence ATGATAACGTACAAAATAAGGAGGTTCAACATAGAAGGGTTTGAGATAAGAGGGAAGAAGTATCTCAGCCCTGAAGAAGAGTTTCTACTTTCTAAGAAGGTTTTCGTGCAAGAGAAGGTTGACGGAAAGTTCACATGCAGGGATTTTGGAGATTTCTTAATTCTATGCGAAGACTTGAGGGACACGCACACAATATACTACAAGAATTTGCCATCAAGGTTTCTGGGTTTTGACGTATATCAAAAGGATGAAGGATTTTTGGAGGTTAAGGAAGCTTACAAAATCATGTTAGAGTACGGGATAATACCGGTTCCAATAATATATGTCGGCAAAGTCGATAAAGAAATGATAAAAAATTTCGTTCTCGAGAAAAACTCAGAATTCTTAACAGAAATAAATCCAAAAATGAGGGACATTGCAAAGGAAGTAGCTCCAGATATCGTCGGGAAAAAGAATTTCATAGAAGGTGTTGTCGTCAAGTATTACGAGAACAACAGACTATACGCTGGAAAAGCCGTGAATCCAGCCTTTGAAAAAATAGGCCGGTAG